GACAaatggagcaggagtaagccattcggcccctcgagcctgctccaccatttattttCCCCATAATCGTTGACTCCTTTTTCAATCATAAACTTATTTAACTCAGCCTTGGATATATTTCATGACCCAACCGTCACTGCTCCCTGGGAAAACAATTCCACTGATGAAAACCCCTCTGGGAGTGAAAGATCCtcctctctgccttaaatgggagatCTCTTATTCTGAAGCACTGTCTCCCTTCATCTCTCTAATTACCATTCTTAATTAGATGGTGAGGTTGTGCTCTGATCACTAATTTGCTAGTACGTGATTGTTCCCCACACAATGCAGACTTCCGAAGCCATAGGGACAAGGCCTGCCCTTTGTTTCCCGGAGAACATGGAACTGAACCAGTTTCAGATTTTGGCACAGTGGCCAAACTCAGCAGTAGATTGCGGACTATCCCACAAGGTTACAAAGGAATTATTTGCCAAAATTCAATCTGCAGATTGAAGCATGAAAAATCATGCCAAGTTATTATCAACAAATTCATGCAGAGAGGGATGTGTTCCTCTTTCATTAGCACTGGTCTGTAGGCAATAAACATTCTGTAAAGCTGGTTTATAATCACTGGTGGTTGCATGGAACCTGATAGTGGCAGAGAGATCGACCGAAAGGTGCTAACAATAAGGGCGGGAATGCAATTCCGGAATCTGTAGGGAAATCACGTATTTGGTGTAATAGAGTTTTCAAGAGCAATGAAAAAAATCCCTTGTCATAGTTACTCGGACAAGCTATCATAGGGTCCCAACTTTTGAAACAACCCCAGGTGTGGCTAACACTTTTAGCTTTGAAACTAATCATAGGTGTATTTCTGAGGGAACACCCCCATTAATCATTAACCCTTCGGGTTGATTCTGGTAATAAGGTCCACCTTGTTGCTCTCAATCTTTATCTTGCGAATTATTTGCAAACGCATTGTATAATATAATTACACATGTCTTTAAGAAACACCCACAAATCCTAGACCAGCACCCATTGCTTTTTTTTAAACAATTCTGGGAACTGTATTGAATTGTGCACAAACGGTTAAAACCAAGGAGGCTGCTTGTACGTCTGAGATTACAACAATCCCAAACAACTCTCTCTGCACTTTGTCACAATTGGCAGTGAGTTGATTCCAGTTTGTGTTGGAAGTCCGCCAGCCAGCACCGCCTGGAATAGGCTCTGCGCAGCTATTGAATTGTTTGAAAGGAGTCTTTTAGTTTGCAAAATGACTTCCACCTCTCGCAGTCTGCATGTGGTGGGATGTCTGCTGTTTGTTCTCACGTCCCTGTGGAGGGTGACTGAAAGTGGGGACCTCCTCGTGGTGCCCGTGGACGGCAGTCACTGGTTGACCCTGAAAGTTCTGATGGACGAACTTGGGAGACGAGGCCACAATGTGGTGGTCGTTGTGCCCGAGGTGAACATGAAAATGGATCGGTCCCCTTACTACACAACAAAAATATTCCCAGTGCCTTACAACAGGGACGACATGGACAGCATCAAACCAACCGGCTTCACCGCCATGCCTTTATTCGAAAGAATCAGGGTTGGTTTTCAAAGGGCAGGTCAAGTTCGGCAGTTCTTTCTAGCTACCTGCGAGAGCCTGCTGTACAACACGGAGCTGATGCAGGAGCTGGTTGAGAGAAAGTTTGACGCTTTACTGACTGACCCTTTTGTTCCATGTGGCGCGATTGTTGCGGACTATCTGTCGCTGCCCACTGTCAACTTGCTGCGAGGAATTCCTTGCAGCCTGGAATATTTGTCCACACAGTGTCCCCAACCATTCTCCTACGTGCCAAGGTTTTTCTCCGGGAACACCGATCGAATGAACTTCCTGCAAAGGACTAAAAATGTCCTGGTTGCGTTCTTACAGCCGATGTTGTGCTGGTTTATATATTCTCCCTTTGAGGAGCTGGCCACCAGGTTCCTCCAGCGAGAAGTGACGCTGGTCCAACTACTGAGCCAGACTTCCATCTGGTTGATGCGGTACGATTTCGTATTTGAGTCCCCGAGACCTCTGATGCCAAATATGGTGCTAGTTGGAGGCATCAACTGCAGGGACAGGCAGCCTTTATCACAGGTAGGAAAGCACATTGGACAAATAGATGCAACACCTAAAACAAATCCAACACTCTTTCAGCTTCTATCGGTATTTGGAATAATTGCAGAAACAAAAGTAAAAGAAAGTATTTCAGttattgtggtaaacaccactagtaacacattgtgtTACTagtggacggcgaaggggaatctggagtattcgtcgaccacgttaaggaagtacgtgtttcggttggtggaggggaggggccctttgaaatccacgctgaggcgttcaaaggggcgggaggccttcactagatgcacgcggtctggccggtagaaatgcgatttgcactctgcgcagacctggcagtccctggtgatagtCCTGACCTCCGcaatagagtagggcaggttgcgggtctttatgaagtgaaggaaccgggtgacccctggcagACAGAgagcatcgtgtagggcccggagtctgtccacttgtgcgctggcacatgtacctcgggatagggcaccggggagctcgttgagcttaccggggcgatacaaaatctcgtaattgtaggtggagagctcgatcctccacctcaagattttattatttttgatctttccccgctgtgtgttattgaacataaaggcaaccgaccgttggtcagtgaggagagtgaatctgctgcgggccaggtaatgcctccaatgccgcacagcttctactatggcttctcgatggaggagtgccaaatttcggaggcatggagggtgcatgaaaagaatgccatgggtctgcctgcctggttgagggtggtggccagagcgacgtctgatgcatcgctctctacttggaagggaagcgtctcgtcgaccgcgtgcatcgcggccttggcgatgtcggtcttgatacggttgaagcctggtgagcctcggccgtcagggggaaaactgtggagtggatgagtgggcgggccttgtccacatagttagggacccactgagtgtagtatgagaagaaccccaggcatcatttgataCATAAAACTGTGGTGACCACCacaccctgtattacaggtaccacagtaaatcccagcctgatgGCTcctccagcaggcggcgtataaaagtgtatgctctcctgcgctgctcccattctggttccagctgcaggagacacaacatcttgtgcaataaagcctcgattgtttcaccattctcatctcgtggtaattgacggtacatcagttaTAACCTTCACTGTTAAATAAAGCTCCATTTTGTGTGCCCTAGGAATTTGAAGAGTTTATGAGCAGTTCTGGAGAGCACGGTGTTGTAATCTTCTCGCTCGGCTCAATGGTTTCGGAATTGCCGCTTGAGATATCTAATCGTATCGCAGATGCTTTGGGAAAAATTCCTCAGAAGGTCAGTGAGTAGgacagtggctggcactgctgccttacggcgccgaggtcccaggttcgaccccggctctgggtcactgcctgtgtggagttttcacattctccccacaacccaaaagatgtgcagggtaggtggattggtcacgctaaattgccccttaattggaaaaaatgaattgggtactctaaatttatttaaaaaaaaaaaaaggtcagTGAGTGAAAAGATGAAGCTGTGTACTAACTAAAAGAAGATTTAAAACCGCAGGGCTGAATATTTCCATGCGTTTCCCGAAGGTGGAGGCTGCAAACAATAGGAAAGCCCATTGACAGTGGGGGGACCAGAAGATGCCCAAAGATGGCGATGTTATCTCGCCAACCTATATAACATACATTAAAAGCTCCTTCACTGATGGGCAGGTGGGAAGGTCCTCATCACCAATGGCATTACTCATGTCAGACTAGGGAACAAACTTTTGAGTGATAGGGAAAGTCAGTTTTCCGCTAACAGGAAAATAAGTTATAGGGCGTGATTTTCTACCACCCGTCCCGCCACCTTGAGTGGGGTTTCCTGTTATTCACATCCTCCGTCGCCAGGAATCCACagcgggtgggaggggaggagtcaCGTCAGcatgaccagaagatcccgccagtgggaacagTTGGAcaatcttccccgcccccccccctgacGTTCATGGCAGGGTGCTCTATGTTGGGAATCACGTTTAACTTttttacattttttccaattaaggggcaatttagcgtggccaatccaccaacgctgcacatctttgggttatgggggtgaaa
This genomic window from Scyliorhinus torazame isolate Kashiwa2021f chromosome 2, sScyTor2.1, whole genome shotgun sequence contains:
- the LOC140394708 gene encoding UDP-glucuronosyltransferase 1A1-like isoform X2 — protein: MTSTSRSLHVVGCLLFVLTSLWRVTESGDLLVVPVDGSHWLTLKVLMDELGRRGHNVVVVVPEVNMKMDRSPYYTTKIFPVPYNRDDMDSIKPTGFTAMPLFERIRVGFQRAGQVRQFFLATCESLLYNTELMQELVERKFDALLTDPFVPCGAIVADYLSLPTVNLLRGIPCSLEYLSTQCPQPFSYVPRFFSGNTDRMNFLQRTKNVLVAFLQPMLCWFIYSPFEELATRFLQREVTLVQLLSQTSIWLMRYDFVFESPRPLMPNMVLVGGINCRDRQPLSQVLWRYTGLPPTTLAPNTKLVEWLPQNDLMGHPKTRAFITHGGTNGIYEAICSGVPSVMLPLFGDQGYNVDHMVNRGAGVKLQIELLSTHDLVNALNTVINDTRYKETMMKLSALHKDRSVSPLELSIHWVEFVMRHRGAEHLRPAAHDLNWVQYHSLDVFGVLLVSVMVSVWLMIKCCSYCCKRCWCGTRNQMKRKPD
- the LOC140394708 gene encoding UDP-glucuronosyltransferase 1A1-like isoform X1, with the translated sequence MTSTSRSLHVVGCLLFVLTSLWRVTESGDLLVVPVDGSHWLTLKVLMDELGRRGHNVVVVVPEVNMKMDRSPYYTTKIFPVPYNRDDMDSIKPTGFTAMPLFERIRVGFQRAGQVRQFFLATCESLLYNTELMQELVERKFDALLTDPFVPCGAIVADYLSLPTVNLLRGIPCSLEYLSTQCPQPFSYVPRFFSGNTDRMNFLQRTKNVLVAFLQPMLCWFIYSPFEELATRFLQREVTLVQLLSQTSIWLMRYDFVFESPRPLMPNMVLVGGINCRDRQPLSQEFEEFMSSSGEHGVVIFSLGSMVSELPLEISNRIADALGKIPQKVLWRYTGLPPTTLAPNTKLVEWLPQNDLMGHPKTRAFITHGGTNGIYEAICSGVPSVMLPLFGDQGYNVDHMVNRGAGVKLQIELLSTHDLVNALNTVINDTRYKETMMKLSALHKDRSVSPLELSIHWVEFVMRHRGAEHLRPAAHDLNWVQYHSLDVFGVLLVSVMVSVWLMIKCCSYCCKRCWCGTRNQMKRKPD